One window from the genome of Macaca fascicularis isolate 582-1 chromosome 7, T2T-MFA8v1.1 encodes:
- the ZBTB25 gene encoding zinc finger and BTB domain-containing protein 25, with amino-acid sequence MDTASHSLVLLQQLNMQREFGFLCDCTVAIGDVYFKAHRAVLAAFSNYFKMIFIHQTSECIKIQPTDIQPDIFSYLLHIMYTGKGPKQIVDHSRLEEGIRFLHADYLSHIATEMNQVFSPETVQSSNLYGIQISTTQKTVVKQGLEVKEAPSSNSGNRAAVQGDHPQLQLSLAIGLDDGTADQQRAHPVTQALEEHQKPPVSIKQERCDPESVISQSHPSPSSEVTGPTSTENSIKIHLCHYCGERFDSRGNLRQHLHTHVSGSLPFGVPASILESNDLGEVHPLNENSKALECHRLSSFIVKENEQQPDHTNRDTTEPLQISQVSLISKDAEPVELNCNFSFSRKRKMSCTICGHKFPRKSQLLEHMYTHKGKSYRYNRFQRFGNALAQRFQPYCDNWSDVSLKSSRLSQEHLDLPCALESELTQENVDAILVE; translated from the exons ATGGACACTGCCAGCCATAGCCTTGTTCTTCTCCAACAACTGAACATGCAGCgagaatttggttttctgtgtgaTTGCACAGTTGCAATTGGAGATGTTTACTTCAAAGCCCACAGAGCGGTGCTTGCTGCTTTTTCTAACTATTTCAAGATGATATTTATTCACCAAACAAG tgaATGCATAAAAATACAGCCAACTGACATCCAACCTGACATATTCAGCTATTTGTTGCATATTATGTACACGGGGAAAGGGCCAAAGCAGATTGTGGATCATAGTCGTTTGGAGGAAGGGATTCGATTTCTTCACGCCGACTACCTTTCTCACATTGCAACTGAAATGAATCAAGTGTTCTCACCGGAGACTGTGCAGTCCTCAAATTTATATGGCATTCAGATCTCAACAACCCAAAAAACAGTTGTGAAACAAGGACTGGAGGTCAAAGAAGCTCCTTCTAGTAACAGTGGAAACAGAGCTGCTGTCCAGGGTGATCACCCCCAGTTACAGCTGTCTCTTGCTATTGGTCTGGATGATGGCACTGCAGACCAGCAGAGGGcccatcctgtcacccaggcgcTGGAGGAGCACCAGAAGCCCCCAGTTTCCATCAAGCAGGAGAGATGTGACCCAGAATCTGTGATCTCCCAGAGCCACCCCTCACCATCATCAGAGGTGACAGGCCCCACTTCTACTGAAAACAGTATCAAAATACACTTATGCCATTACTGTGGGGAACGTTTTGATTCCCGTGGTAACCTAAGGCAACATCTCCATACACATGTGTCTGGATCCCTGCCATTCGGTGTCCCTGCTTCCATTCTGGAAAGCAATGACCTTGGTGAAGTGCATCCCCTTAATGAAAACAGCAAGGCCCTTGAATGCCACAGGCTCAGCTCCTTCATTGTTAAGGAGAATGAACAGCAGCCAGACCACACCAACCGGGATACCACAGAGCCTTTGCAGATCAGTCAAGTATCTTTGATCTCCAAAGACGCAGAGCCAGTAGAATTaaactgtaatttttctttttcaaggaaaagaaaaatgagctgtACCATCTGTGGTCATAAATTCCCTCGAAAGAGCCAATTGTTGgaacacatgtatacacacaaagGTAAATCTTACAGATATAACCGATTCCAAAGGTTTGGTAATGCATTGGCCCAGAGATTTCAGCCATACTGTGACAACTGGTCTGATGTCTCCCTGAAAAGTTCTCGCTTGTCACAAGAACACTTAGACTTGCCTTGTGCCTTAGAGTCAGAGCTTACACAAGAAAATGTGGATGCTATCCTAGTTGAGTAG